In Pedobacter heparinus DSM 2366, the following are encoded in one genomic region:
- a CDS encoding SusC/RagA family TonB-linked outer membrane protein, translated as MMKLTAIVILALTFQATASSFAQKVSISKRGASLKELFKEIRRQTGYDFIYNNEVIERAGTVSVQVKEKDVSEVLINVFSLKRLSFAIEDKNIIVKVRDAAPERIINGKIVAEEDGLPLPGVSIKVKGSTKSTSTNSNGEFSISVNEGDVLLVSMIGYVMQEISTNGKNNVNVRLRQDTKALSEVVVTGFQNINKKLFTGSATTITGTDVKQDGVIDISRMLEGKVAGVSVQNVSGTFGTAPKIRVRGATSISGENKPLWVIDGVVLEDVVNISNDQLSSGDATTLLGSSVAGINADDIESFNILKDASATALYGARAMNGVVVITTKKGRSGNTQVSYSGNFSSFLKPSYNSFNIMNSADQMSLYAEIYRKGGFSPNIVNDMNGGVFAKMYQKINAYDASLGKFGVENTPEGRSAYLKRYALANTDWFDVLFKNSFVQEHSVSISSGSEKSQHYFSVGYYDDKGWTLADQAKRYTMNLRGNYTLSPKLSVGILGTGALRKQRAPGTLGRTSNVVEGKYTRDFDINPFSYALNTSRTLTPYDEQGNLEYFTRNYAPFNIIQELDNNYIDLDMMDMKLQGELNYKFIKNFEFKSVAALRYVKTTREHKITEYSNMANAYRFMPNSTIANNNIFLYDDPDQPQLIDKESVLPQGGFYNRNDDNLMSYDIRNQVDWKQKFGKHDVGAFIGQQTKFADRQNSFSNGYGYQYDKGGVPFTDYRIIKMLLEGNYNYYGMNRFYDRYAAFFLNANYAYDSKYIFNGTVRYDGSNRMGESATARWLPTWTLSAAWNVDQEDFIKQIEQVSYLKLRGGYGLTASLGDATNSSVVLKNSTTLRPRLSEVEPRIVLDALENSQLTWEKQYEANVGLDVGLFQSRLNFSVDYYNRKGFDLIGDVITSGIGGEATKTANFADMKSHGIEFTLGGSPVKTTDFSWSSNLTFGYNKNKITSLKSKPRIYDLIISEGGALEGGPVRGLYSIDFKGLNGLGVPTFINENGTLSTNVYVQSTTPLYLKYEGPVDPLYTGGWTNTFRYRDFTFNFFVSYQAGNKIRLNNVFSARYDDSDALPREFLDRWTLPLDENVTNVPSIADYLVRKDINGTYPYTAYNYSTDRVADGSFVRLKQVSMMYSLPKKYSDAIGVGSMSLKLQGNNIWLLYADKKLKGQDPEFFGSGGVALPIPKQLTLSLKVGF; from the coding sequence ATGATGAAATTAACTGCTATTGTTATTCTGGCCCTGACCTTCCAGGCAACAGCCTCCAGCTTTGCCCAGAAAGTCAGTATCTCAAAACGTGGGGCCAGTTTAAAAGAACTATTTAAAGAAATACGCCGGCAAACCGGTTACGATTTCATTTATAACAATGAAGTCATTGAACGCGCAGGAACCGTGAGCGTTCAGGTAAAAGAAAAAGACGTTTCTGAAGTGCTGATAAATGTATTCAGTTTAAAACGCCTTTCTTTTGCTATTGAAGACAAAAATATTATCGTAAAAGTAAGAGATGCAGCTCCCGAAAGGATCATTAACGGTAAAATTGTGGCTGAAGAAGATGGCTTGCCATTGCCAGGCGTATCCATTAAAGTTAAAGGCTCCACAAAATCGACTTCAACCAATTCGAACGGGGAATTTTCCATAAGTGTAAATGAAGGAGATGTGCTGTTGGTATCAATGATTGGTTACGTTATGCAGGAAATCAGTACCAATGGGAAAAACAATGTTAATGTACGTTTACGGCAGGATACCAAAGCCTTATCTGAAGTGGTGGTTACGGGTTTTCAGAACATCAATAAAAAACTATTTACGGGATCGGCTACAACCATCACCGGTACAGATGTAAAGCAGGATGGTGTGATAGACATTAGCCGGATGCTGGAAGGTAAAGTTGCCGGTGTTTCGGTACAAAACGTATCGGGAACTTTTGGTACGGCACCAAAAATCCGTGTACGTGGAGCAACTTCTATATCAGGAGAAAATAAACCATTGTGGGTTATTGACGGGGTAGTACTGGAGGATGTGGTGAACATTTCCAATGACCAGCTATCCAGTGGGGATGCGACTACGTTATTGGGCTCATCAGTAGCAGGGATCAATGCGGACGACATAGAAAGCTTTAATATTTTGAAAGATGCATCTGCTACAGCTTTGTATGGTGCCAGGGCTATGAATGGCGTAGTGGTAATTACGACTAAAAAAGGTCGTTCAGGAAATACACAGGTTAGTTACAGCGGTAACTTTTCTTCTTTTTTGAAGCCGAGCTATAATTCCTTCAACATCATGAACTCTGCTGATCAGATGTCGCTTTATGCAGAGATTTACCGTAAAGGCGGGTTCTCTCCCAATATAGTGAATGATATGAATGGTGGTGTATTTGCTAAAATGTACCAGAAAATTAACGCCTATGATGCCAGTTTGGGTAAATTCGGTGTTGAAAACACACCCGAAGGTCGCTCAGCCTATTTAAAAAGATACGCCTTAGCCAATACAGACTGGTTTGATGTGCTTTTTAAAAACTCATTTGTTCAGGAACATTCAGTGAGCATTTCATCCGGATCAGAAAAATCTCAGCATTATTTTTCTGTAGGTTATTACGACGACAAAGGCTGGACCCTTGCCGATCAGGCCAAACGTTATACTATGAATTTAAGAGGTAACTACACACTTTCTCCTAAATTGAGCGTAGGGATATTGGGAACAGGAGCTTTAAGGAAACAGCGGGCTCCTGGAACACTTGGCCGTACCAGTAATGTGGTAGAAGGAAAATATACCAGAGATTTTGATATCAATCCTTTTAGCTATGCCTTAAATACCAGCAGAACATTAACACCTTACGATGAGCAGGGTAATTTGGAATATTTTACCCGCAACTATGCGCCTTTCAACATTATTCAGGAATTGGACAACAACTATATTGACCTGGATATGATGGATATGAAATTGCAGGGCGAACTAAATTACAAATTCATTAAGAACTTCGAATTTAAGTCGGTTGCTGCGCTGCGTTATGTTAAAACCACACGCGAACATAAAATAACCGAATATTCAAATATGGCAAATGCCTATAGGTTTATGCCCAATTCAACTATTGCAAACAACAATATATTTTTATATGACGACCCGGATCAGCCACAGCTGATCGACAAAGAAAGTGTTTTGCCGCAGGGTGGTTTTTACAACAGGAATGACGATAACCTGATGAGTTATGACATCAGGAACCAGGTTGACTGGAAGCAAAAATTTGGCAAGCACGATGTTGGTGCGTTTATCGGACAACAAACCAAATTTGCTGATCGTCAGAATAGTTTCAGCAATGGATATGGGTATCAATATGACAAGGGAGGTGTACCATTTACGGATTACCGGATCATTAAGATGTTGTTGGAAGGGAACTACAACTATTATGGGATGAATAGGTTCTACGATCGGTATGCTGCGTTTTTCCTAAATGCCAATTATGCTTACGACTCCAAATATATATTTAACGGAACAGTAAGATATGATGGCAGTAACCGCATGGGCGAATCTGCTACAGCCAGATGGCTGCCTACCTGGACATTAAGTGCAGCGTGGAATGTTGATCAGGAAGATTTTATAAAGCAAATAGAACAGGTCAGTTATTTAAAATTGCGTGGTGGCTATGGCTTAACTGCCAGTCTGGGGGATGCAACCAATTCTTCCGTGGTGCTTAAAAACAGTACGACCCTTCGTCCAAGATTATCGGAAGTTGAACCCCGGATTGTGTTAGATGCTTTAGAAAACTCACAGCTTACCTGGGAAAAACAATATGAAGCCAATGTTGGTCTTGATGTAGGTTTGTTCCAAAGCCGTTTAAACTTTAGTGTTGATTATTATAACCGTAAAGGTTTTGATCTGATTGGCGATGTGATCACTTCCGGAATTGGTGGTGAGGCAACCAAAACAGCCAACTTTGCGGATATGAAATCTCATGGTATAGAATTTACATTGGGCGGATCGCCTGTTAAGACTACGGATTTCAGCTGGTCGTCAAATTTAACTTTTGGATATAATAAAAATAAGATCACCAGCTTAAAAAGTAAGCCAAGGATTTACGATTTAATTATCTCAGAAGGTGGAGCACTGGAAGGAGGACCGGTAAGAGGCTTGTACTCTATTGATTTTAAAGGCTTAAATGGTCTGGGTGTACCTACATTTATTAATGAAAATGGTACGTTGAGCACAAATGTATATGTTCAAAGTACCACTCCTCTATATTTAAAATATGAAGGACCTGTAGACCCGTTGTACACGGGTGGTTGGACCAATACTTTCAGGTATAGAGATTTTACCTTCAACTTTTTTGTTTCCTATCAGGCAGGTAATAAAATAAGGTTAAACAATGTATTCTCTGCCCGATATGATGATAGTGATGCCTTGCCAAGGGAGTTTTTAGACCGATGGACCTTGCCACTGGATGAGAATGTGACCAATGTTCCTTCCATTGCGGATTATCTGGTTAGAAAAGATATCAACGGAACCTATCCTTATACTGCTTATAATTACTCTACTGACCGTGTTGCAGATGGTTCTTTTGTCCGCCTTAAACAGGTGTCTATGATGTATAGCTTACCAAAAAAATACAGTGATGCCATTGGTGTAGGGTCTATGTCGTTAAAACTGCAGGGAAATAATATCTGGTTGCTGTATGCCGATAAAAAGCTAAAAGGCCAGGATCCTGAGTTTTTTGGATCCGGTGGTGTGGCACTGCCTATACCGAAGCAATTGACTTTATCATTAAAAGTTGGTTTCTAA
- a CDS encoding RagB/SusD family nutrient uptake outer membrane protein produces MKKYTIYFFLFMAIAGVGCNKYLDHAPDDRTKLNTPTKVAELLVTAYPRGNAVLLSESMSDIPAFVSALGIDFPVNQNGYYWKDVEAVDQDSPTYYWNACYTAIATANQALDAIEKASDPQQYAAQKGEALVARAYAHFMLVTFFSKCYDPATAETDPGIPYVTTPESVVFKSYERKTVAYTYQQIEKDLLEGIPLIQDKYTVPAYHFTRKAAYAFACRYYLFKKNMDKVIEYANLTFPANNFADNVRPWKSYAAYNVQELETAYMNAGNPGNLLIGETVSRLARNYKRPIYSISQNRLRIILAPVGVTFTALPIYSNSSTYYYLIKFAEHFVRTSINASSGTGYTMVPLLTTEEVLLNRAEAYIVQGKYTEALADMNTMISTRVTAYSPSANDLTEAKIKSYYANVTTDTKQAYINALLDIKKAEFVHEGMRWLDILRHKLPVVHRDAAGNEFNLAAEDKRKVLQIPSQVTLSGVEQNPR; encoded by the coding sequence ATGAAAAAATATACGATATACTTCTTCCTTTTCATGGCCATTGCCGGTGTTGGATGTAATAAATATCTTGATCATGCTCCTGATGATCGTACCAAATTAAATACGCCCACTAAAGTTGCTGAGCTATTGGTTACTGCTTATCCACGAGGTAATGCTGTTTTATTGTCCGAATCTATGTCCGATATTCCGGCATTTGTGAGTGCCCTTGGAATAGACTTCCCGGTAAACCAGAATGGCTATTACTGGAAGGATGTAGAGGCTGTTGATCAGGATAGCCCAACATATTACTGGAACGCTTGTTACACTGCAATTGCAACGGCCAATCAGGCCTTGGATGCAATTGAAAAAGCCTCGGATCCCCAGCAATATGCTGCGCAAAAAGGTGAGGCCCTGGTTGCAAGGGCGTATGCACATTTTATGCTGGTAACGTTTTTCTCGAAATGTTATGACCCTGCAACAGCAGAAACCGATCCCGGTATTCCTTACGTCACCACGCCGGAATCGGTTGTTTTTAAAAGCTACGAGCGTAAAACAGTGGCTTATACTTATCAGCAAATTGAAAAGGATCTGTTGGAGGGTATTCCACTGATACAGGATAAATACACGGTTCCTGCTTACCATTTTACCCGTAAGGCCGCCTATGCTTTTGCCTGCCGGTATTATCTGTTTAAAAAAAATATGGACAAAGTGATTGAGTATGCCAACCTTACCTTTCCGGCAAATAATTTTGCAGATAATGTAAGGCCATGGAAATCTTATGCTGCCTACAATGTCCAGGAATTGGAAACGGCTTATATGAATGCTGGTAATCCTGGCAACCTCTTGATCGGGGAAACTGTCTCGCGTTTGGCCAGAAACTATAAAAGGCCGATATATTCGATCAGCCAGAACCGTTTAAGGATCATATTGGCACCTGTAGGGGTAACATTTACTGCATTACCTATTTATTCCAACAGCTCAACCTATTATTACCTGATCAAATTTGCTGAACATTTTGTGCGTACCAGCATCAATGCTTCCAGTGGCACCGGCTATACTATGGTACCTTTGTTAACCACCGAAGAGGTTTTGTTAAACCGTGCTGAGGCTTATATTGTACAGGGTAAATATACAGAGGCGCTGGCGGATATGAATACAATGATCAGTACCCGCGTAACTGCCTATAGCCCGTCTGCAAATGACTTAACCGAAGCAAAAATAAAAAGCTATTATGCCAATGTAACCACTGATACCAAGCAGGCCTATATCAATGCGCTACTGGATATTAAAAAAGCTGAATTTGTACATGAAGGGATGCGCTGGCTGGATATTTTAAGACATAAATTACCGGTAGTTCACCGTGATGCCGCTGGTAACGAATTTAATTTAGCTGCCGAGGATAAACGGAAAGTATTGCAGATCCCTTCACAGGTTACTTTATCAGGTGTTGAACAAAATCCACGTTAA
- a CDS encoding putative zinc-binding metallopeptidase gives MKNFIYTLGIFSLLGLTISCKKSENLDKEIVGLGGDTWVQGALDQWLYTNFTQPFNMSVKYRWDGTEYDPAKTLTPPKVERVQPLMEMVKAVWIDPYVSESNMDFIRKYGPKNYVLVGSLQYNVGGTVTLGEAEGGVKVTLFNVNNFSKTNREVSQRVLKTIHHEFTHILNQTISYQKEFPQVTPAGYTADWNNTTLVNANNAGYITQYSQASPNEDFAEMTSVMLTEGKSSYDAIVNSIVVPKLDSIPDPANPPFIIVRELPNTAAQAALRKKEQFVVSYFKSSYGIEFARLQNKVNYALAANAPSDLATLFGNRKKYTSISVDPDNVPGMSANFMSTWATTKTGLAAVGGQGRVLNNFVLFFYPRAGELVLRINYANSTGVLAANFVYKVAYNANNQLTLTYLRRDGNAEVIAPGVVALTNYLTSGSFAVSWRYDANFLEFGQWTKVSDPTSSFFGNLGVIKY, from the coding sequence ATGAAAAACTTTATATATACACTGGGTATTTTTTCTCTTCTGGGCTTAACGATAAGCTGTAAAAAGAGTGAGAACCTGGATAAGGAAATTGTTGGCCTTGGGGGCGACACCTGGGTGCAGGGAGCACTTGATCAATGGTTGTATACTAACTTTACGCAGCCTTTTAACATGTCTGTTAAATACAGATGGGATGGTACGGAATATGATCCTGCAAAGACGCTAACACCACCAAAAGTTGAAAGGGTTCAACCCTTAATGGAAATGGTAAAAGCAGTCTGGATTGATCCATATGTATCGGAAAGTAATATGGATTTCATCAGAAAATACGGCCCAAAAAACTATGTGCTGGTAGGGAGTTTACAATATAATGTAGGTGGTACAGTAACTTTAGGGGAAGCAGAAGGAGGGGTAAAAGTAACCCTGTTTAATGTCAATAACTTCTCAAAAACCAACAGGGAGGTTTCTCAGCGGGTACTTAAAACCATCCATCATGAGTTTACGCATATTTTAAACCAAACCATTAGCTATCAGAAAGAATTTCCGCAGGTTACACCTGCAGGTTATACTGCCGACTGGAACAATACTACGCTGGTAAATGCCAATAATGCGGGATACATTACCCAGTATTCCCAGGCTTCACCAAATGAAGATTTTGCAGAAATGACATCAGTTATGCTGACAGAAGGAAAATCCTCTTACGATGCAATTGTAAACAGTATTGTAGTCCCTAAGCTCGATTCTATTCCCGATCCGGCCAATCCACCCTTCATCATTGTCAGGGAATTACCAAATACGGCTGCCCAGGCGGCCCTCAGGAAAAAAGAGCAATTTGTAGTTTCTTATTTCAAAAGCAGTTACGGAATTGAATTCGCCCGTTTGCAAAACAAAGTAAACTATGCTTTGGCAGCAAATGCACCTTCTGATTTAGCTACATTATTCGGTAACCGCAAAAAGTATACTTCAATTTCTGTCGATCCTGACAATGTTCCTGGCATGTCGGCAAATTTTATGTCTACCTGGGCAACAACTAAAACAGGTCTTGCAGCGGTTGGTGGTCAAGGCAGGGTATTAAATAATTTTGTGCTGTTTTTTTATCCCAGAGCTGGTGAACTGGTGTTGCGTATCAACTATGCCAATTCAACCGGTGTACTGGCCGCAAACTTTGTGTATAAGGTAGCTTATAACGCAAACAATCAGTTAACCCTGACTTATTTAAGGCGGGATGGAAATGCTGAGGTGATTGCACCGGGAGTGGTTGCATTAACCAATTACCTTACTTCAGGTAGTTTCGCGGTCAGCTGGCGTTATGATGCCAATTTCCTTGAATTCGGACAGTGGACAAAAGTTTCAGATCCTACTTCATCGTTTTTCGGGAATTTAGGTGTAATAAAATATTAG